GGACATATTTTCTTGCTTCCATTGGGAAGGTAAATACCAATGGGTGCAGGCGTAATaatttcaatcttcttggtgtCACTTTCTTTCACTAAGAGCTGCTTATGAACAGTTTTGTTCTCTTCGCCAAATTTCGGCAAAGTAAGTATTTCGTGAAATTCTTTCTCATGAGTGGATGAGTATGGAATAAAAAGTGTTTCTATCATTGTAGGTAGCTGTTTAATTCGAATTAACGGTTTCAAGTGGCTGGTTCTTCTTTGAGCCGGGAGAACAGCTTGATCTCCAAGTATGTACTTTGTATATTCCAGCTTGGTAAgcttttttgaaaattctAAAAGCTCAATCGTATTACGTGCCACAAACTGTGGGGGACCTTCATACTGAACTTCCTCCTCCTTAGAATCtgtcttttcttcttcttcttcttcttcttcttcttcttcttgtttgtCATTTGATTGTGTGCGTGGCtctgtttctgtttctATCTCTGTCTCTGATTCCGGCTTAACAAAAGTCTGATTCACATCTTTTTTAATTTCAGTTTCCTTTACATTATTGTTTATCAAAGAAGCTACCGGACTTTCTGTTGAAAACTCAAGTTGACTACTTTCTTCATTAAATGAAACTTTCTTGGTTTTTTGGCTAGGTTCTATTGATGACTCGGCTTCAGTCTTAATGTCAACAGTAGGTTCAGAAGACTCTTTTGATTGTacattttcattatctatcttctctttggaggaaaGTAGTGGACTTGAAGTCGACTCAACTACTTCAGCAGAATCTGTGGCATCTTTCATAACGACATCTCTGTCctcaacaatatcaatctCCGTTGGTGCTTTATTTATGTCAGGACTATTATCTactgttgaaagagtcgTTTCATCCTGTTTGTTATCATCCCTAATCGGGAGATTCTCTCCTTGATTATCGGTCTCTTTCGTGTCCAATTCATTCGTCTTAATAGGGGCATGgtcatctttctttccatcTTTTGTATTCTCCGAAGCTTCAACTTTGACCTCACCTTTCGGAGTCTCTGTGCTCTCATCCTTATTAGCCTctgtcttcttctttcgTTTCTTGTAAACACGTTTCTTGTGACTCTTCATGAATTCGGCTTCGATTTTTTTGACCTTCTCCAGATCTTTTAGCTCATCAATGGGGTAAACTAATGCTGAAGCAGAATAAAACCTTAGCACATTTTCcaacttctttcttctattcagcatcatctgtttctgtttttcttttcgttCCTGCTCCTGCTCGTGAaacttgttcaaagatAACACATTTGTTCTCTCTGTGGTTTTGGCTTCTGCTAATCTTTCTTTCTGGGTTAATGCTACAACCTCCTTTCTTATAACGGGTTTCAGTTTGCTTCTCCgctcttcttcctctttcaatcGTTCCACAATAGCTAGTTTATTCTCCACTGCAGATTTTCTTGTAGAAGCTCTGCTTGAAGCATTCAAAAAGGAATGTGCGGTCACCTTAGTTTTCGGTTTTGTCTTCTTAGGTGTACTCTTATTGATCACAGGAGGAATGAATTTGGCCTTCTCTGCCCTCTTTTTCCGCTTTAACTTTTCCTCTCTTCGAAATTCACGCTCACCTTCACTTTCATCAGAATCGGACGCGCTGATTTCAGATTCGGAACTAAACATCTCGTCATTGGGTTCTTCGGAAACCGCTTTGTTGGAGGGAGTATTTTCcttatcttcttcatcatcttcttcctcatcttcctctccttcttcttcttcttcattttcctccACAAATTCATCgtcattctcatcttccTGGAATAACAAATTGACATTctcatcgtcatcgtcCTGCTCAAAATCTTGGGACCCAATatccaattcttcttgctgAAGTAACTGCTTCAGCCTTGAACCAGCATTTGCCCTTCGCTCTCTTGTAGCAATGATTCCTAGCTCTTCTTCGCTCTCggaagatgaagacatTGGATAGATACAGGATGCTGCTAGTGCACTAAGCTGAAGATCATTCTAAGAGATGGGATTAATTTTATGCGCGATCTACACAATACAGATTATGTAACCACATAATTTATCATCTAGGTACTATGCTGAACATCCTGAGTATGAGCGTCTATCAAAGcttgttgaaactttgaTAACTTCTCGGTCAACAGAGGAGTGAGTAGCTTTCTAATTTGAGACTTGTGATCCAAATTTCCCTCTATTACGTATTCATATTCATCCTCGTCCTGGTCGTGCACCAGTTCAGGTAATGTCACTGTATAACTGATCTCCTCTACTTCACTGTTCGTGTTGACTTTGACGGTTGCAGATACCTGTATCTTCAGATCAAAAATACATTTGGTAACACCTTTACGTTGAGTGACATCGCAGTCTCCATCTACAAGGTCCACAGATGTTACCACTATTTCATAGGCGTCATTCTTCTGAGTGGTGTTTGGAAGGACTTCCTGAAAGTAGCTTTTGGCCCAAGGAAGGCAGTTCTTGTCGACCCAGTGCCTGAAACGTTAGGATATGTTACACTATTAACCGCAGCTCTAAGAAAAACTTACCAGTTATTAGGGTTGTGCACCACCATTATAAACCTGGAGTGGAACCTCCCGGGGAATTTTCACGATTTTAAATAGGCGGGATGGTCGTGGAAGGAGCCTGAAAAGAATGTACTGGAAGGAATATTAATCCCAGGCTTCACGATTGTCTTACTCATTTGTGGGGAAGATTACCTGAACGCTGAAAAATAAACTGTCGAACATAAAAATATGAATTCCAACAGGATGTTGTAACTCACTAAATCTGTAATTTAAGTTTACTAGTGGAAAGTGTATCCATTGCACCTTCGCAGACTGTAATTATTGGCTGGCAGGTTACTTCCCAGCAGAATCTCCTGGCTCAATAATCTTACGTAATCATATCTGGTTCTATTGACACGCGTCTTCCATAGCCCCATCCAAATCATCACACAACCAGACTCAATTCCTCCTGGCTAGTGTCCAGGATCCTAAATCGTTTATTCCATAAACCAATCGTTTTAATCACACATTTGCTTGATCTTTTGACTTTTTTGTCCCTTCGATTTTTGCCAGATTTTCTCCCTTTTGACTACAAGTTCATGGAGAAACAAGATCATCAGCTCCCCATAACTAAAGGTTCATACACAAACTATCCAAAGTCCAAAAACACCAGCATCTATTATGCGATCTTTCTGGAAATACTGATATTATACGGTATAGTAACCAACTATCAACAGTTGTATGAACACAGCGAGTATCTTGCGGGAGTGTGTCTGGGGTCGTTTTCTACATTATTTTCACAATCAATATCACAGTTATACAGGCAATCTTTCAGCTTTGACAAACacttcaagttctttctctGGGGTTGCATAAACAGTCtcatttccaacttttggaTCGGAATACTTTTGCATTCCTTGGACAATAATATCCACCgattccttcttgatcaaaCGGTGGGAGTTCTAACTGGACAGCTTATATTTGTGTTCTTCAATGCATTTTGGGAATCTTCACTCAATTATGCGTCCTTGAAATCCACATATCTGACATGTTTGAGATATTCTTACATGATTTGGCCCCTAGTTTCGTTCCTTAGTTTTTTCCATCTTCACGAGGATTACATATTTCCACTAAATTGCTTTGTGACATTGATCTGGAACATAATTTTGGCCATGATATCCTAATTAAGTCTCCCTTCAAGAAGATATTAATAGACAATGTTTTTTCGGTGATTATTTTATATGAAGAGCACTACAGAGATCGCAAGATCCCTatcaaggaaagaaaaatttcaagactTGACATCCCAAAACTCTAGAAGTATCAGATGCGAAACTATTCCGAGTTGATGAACAATATTTCGTTTCTTCAACGATTCTGTAACCGTTGTTTAGGCCAAACTAGTCCCCACAATTGTATTATCTACTCCGAACTTTATCCTGAAATTCGCACCCCCTCCTATGCAATCATTTCTTCTCCGACATCCCTAAACATCTCTGGATGGCTGACGATAACTACTTCAGCACGCCTCATGAGGCAGCTCTGGCACTCGTAGCCACTGCTATGAAAAAGGCTCGTTTAAGACCAGAGATGCTAGTTATAAGTTCGATCATAGCAGGGATGCTGTTCACAGTGGGTGGGATGCTTCACTTATTGACACAAGCTCATTTGCAAGGATTTATGTCCGAATACATGGGAATTATCAATCTTCTACAAGGATCAGTTTACCCTATTGGTTTGTTTTATGTCGTAGTTTTAGGAACAGAACTGTTCAATTCCAACGTTTTGTTCTTCACAGTGGCCTTAATAAGAGGAAGTGTGAGTATAGTGGATTTGATTGTCAACTGGGTTGTTTCTTTTGTGTTCAATTTTGCTTCTACGTTGTTCGTTTGTGAAGTCATCTGCCACCTATCTGGAATCACTTCTACAGAGACCATGAGGCTTGGTTCAATTCAgattattgaagaaaaggcAAGTTGCGGGTTCGTTAAAACTTTGCTCCGAGGTATACCTGGAAACTTCTTTGTTTGCCTGGCCATATATCTACAATTAATGGTAAAACCTCTGCATGTCAAATTTTTAATGATATTCTTACCGATCTTCACTTTTGTTACCATGGGGTTCACGCATGTTGTGGCTGATTTTTATCTCTGTCTTACGGGAATAATAAACGGAAGCTCTGTAAGCATTGGTGAGTACATTTGGAAAATAATGATTCCTGCCACCATTGGAAATATCATAGGAGGAGTGTTTTTTGCCATTGCCATTCCATGGTACTTACACCTTTACGTGGTGGAACAAGATAGAGAACGTTTAGACCTGCCAGATTACGTGGAGAAGGATGAACAACCGTATCTCAGTATGGACTCTAGAGTTGTCAGAGTTCCAGAAACGAGGGATTCCATTGGCTCAACTGGGTTGACTAGGTTCAAAACTACAAATTCTGTCCGCTCAACACCAAAAGGTGTATTCCCTGTCGTGGATATGGACTGTGAAGGggatgatgatattgacCAGGTTTTAGATGCTGACCAGTTCAAGCCAAGTTATAAtctcaaaagaatgatgaccaagagaaaaaacTCTAATACTGATGTAGAATCGAAAGCTGGTAGTTTCAAACTCGATAAGTTTGCCTCCCGGGGAACTGTCTCAGAAAGAGAACTAGGACTGTTCCGACGATTTGCTCCCTCAAGGAAAAATAGTCACAAATCAGCGTCCTCAGAGTTTGAGATACTACAACAGAAAGTCTCCCAAGCAGGAATAACCCCTGCAGCTGCTGGGGCATCTGATGAAATCGCAGGGACAGATTCCAACGCTATTAAAATGATGGCTCGATCTCATCGAATGAATTCAAACTACAGTCAACAATCTCGTATGAGCAGCTCCTATCATATAGACCAgctgaaagaagatgaggagCCCATGAGTTCTAATGAAACAGACTCTACTGAATCTAATATAAGAACAAGAATATGAACCAACCCTGCAACTTTATCCTTCCATTGGAGTAATAATTGAAAGCGTTACTGTGACCTCTAATGTATTAAGAATGTATCAAGAGTTATTTATAGATAATACACACCAAATAATGATCAAAGGTAAAGAGTATTAAATCTGCCGATGGTTTAAATAAGAACCGATAATTATTAAGGGACATCCTTACATCAGCATGAAATACGAGACGCGTCTTAAAACGTCTATAAGTTTACTTGTTCTACAACTCAATCACTTAGCTTTGCCCGTCCACTTTCCATATCTGACTATATAAATGGCTAAAAAAGTAGTCTTTGAACTGGAAAGTCCAATCATATCCTCTATAAGTGAGCCAATAACGACGAAAGAGCTTGTCGATAGGTTGAGGAATGTCTGCGACCAATTATCAGCTTTAGACCAAGATTTAGTAGATCTTGACTCTTTGGCGGAGATCAAAAAGGATCTTGTAAACCAAAAGTTAATAAAACATAACAATCAAGGAGTTCAAGCTTACGTGAGCTGTTGTTTGGCAGAAATCTTAAGACTTTATGCTCCTGATGCTCCGTATACTGCTACCCAATTGACTAACATATTCCGTTTATTTATCAGTCAATTCAAGAAACTATTGGATGAAGAGAGTCCATACTACTTGAACTTATATAACCTACTCAAGAGGGTTGTGGAGGTAAAGAGCATTGCTTTAATGACAGATTTACCTGCTGCTGAGAAGTTGACCGATGAATTGTTCAAAGGAATATACGATATTTGCAAACATTCTGCGTTCCCAGAAAAAGTGGACACACTAATCAGCGACCTTCTCTCAGAAGTTATTTCTGAATCTGATTCTATCAGTCTACCCGTGTTAAAACTGATACTTAACAAATTTATGGCGAATAAAACTGTCTCAGATTCACAACATAAAAACATCAGGGTTCCAGGCTTTTCGATTACTTTGAATATCTGCAAAACCAATACTGATCGTTTATCACGACAAGTTACACAATATTTTTCGGAAGTAATTTACGAGGTCACCGCTAATGAAAATGGAACAAATCAAGTATCTTTAGATCCGGATACTCTTGATCAATTACGCAAGTTGCACGGATTATGTATCGAAATATGGAAATATGTGCCAGACTTGCTTCTTTCAGTCATGGGGGTACTAGATAACGAATTGGATGCTGATAGTGAACAAATCAGAGAATTGGCTACCCTAACTATCGGGAAAATTGCATCTGTTCAACCCTCGGATGTTAACTTTGTCAAGGTTCACCAAGATTCATGGAACAATTGGAGGAAAAAGATACTGGATATTTCTTCTAGGGTGCGGGCATCCTGGGTATCAGCTACGTTTAATATCATAGAAAATAGAACAGATATCAACGATGATATCGTCACAGGAATTACAAAAGCATTGTTAGACACAGACCTTCACGTTAGATTGAACACAGTCAAGGTTTTCAACAAGCTACAACCGGAAACTTTTGTTAGTAAGCTTTTGAGTCGCTCAATTA
This is a stretch of genomic DNA from Komagataella phaffii GS115 chromosome 3, complete sequence. It encodes these proteins:
- a CDS encoding Co-chaperone that binds to Hsp82p and activates its ATPase activity: MVVHNPNNWHWVDKNCLPWAKSYFQEVLPNTTQKNDAYEIVVTSVDLVDGDCDVTQRKGVTKCIFDLKIQVSATVKVNTNSEVEEISYTVTLPELVHDQDEDEYEYVIEGNLDHKSQIRKLLTPLLTEKLSKFQQALIDAHTQDVQHST